In one Hypanus sabinus isolate sHypSab1 chromosome 11, sHypSab1.hap1, whole genome shotgun sequence genomic region, the following are encoded:
- the foxe3 gene encoding forkhead box protein E3 has protein sequence MNLTDISYFTGACTMTAETQHSPTEASTASVPLESSAGISLETPGKNEVMVKSEPQGSTPITEREDEETGDIEGLIPTSGSRRRKRPIQRGKPPYSYIALIAMSIANSPERKLTLGGIYKFIMDRFPFYRENSKKWQNSIRHNLTLNDCFVKIPREPGRPGKGNYWTLDPAAEDMFDNGSFLRRRKRFKRSDITTYPGYMQNSSAFTPTPVGRPSYPNALYPSVCSAYSPQVHSSSHNPAMLHPYQGAAVSQAQHRMFSIDNLIGPQSVLQASSGIDLNSHLNGEIGPMVSCSIGGVDVSGFQPQSASPTGTGAGLNRSSNSITSNTTYSYSASPPHLSLSQASYSANNTQMYCPSNRLAMPPMRHNSCSDHSDQLLGLSNHQMNGLAQFNANNSYMRQANCAPALDRFM, from the coding sequence ATGAATCTAACCGACATCTCGTACTTTACTGGCGCATGCACCATGACTGCCGAGACTCAGCACTCGCCCACCGAAGCCTCCACCGCTTCGGTGCCGCTGGAGAGCTCAGCGGGTATATCGCTAGAGACCCCGGGGAAGAATGAGGTGATGGTCAAATCGGAGCCCCAGGGCAGCACGCCGATCACGGAGAGAGAGGACGAGGAAACTGGGGACATTGAAGGACTCATCCCCACTTCAGGGAGCAGGAGGAGGAAGCGCCCTATCCAACGCGGTAAACCTCCCTACAGTTACATCGCTCTTATCGCCATGTCCATTGCCAACTCGCCAGAAAGGAAGCTGACGCTTGGAGGAATTTACAAGTTTATAATGGACCGGTTCCCATTCTATAGGGAAAATTCCAAAAAGTGGCAAAATTCCATAAGGCACAACCTAACGCTAAATGATTGTTTTGTGAAGATCCCCCGCGAACCCGGGCGCCCCGGGAAGGGCAATTACTGGACGCTGGATCCGGCAGCTGAAGATATGTTCGACAACGGGAGCTTTTTACGTCGGAGGAAACGTTTCAAGCGCTCAGACATCACCACCTACCCAGGTTACATGCAAAATTCCAGTGCCTTCACCCCCACTCCGGTTGGGAGACCTTCCTATCCCAATGCACTGTATCCCAGCGTATGTTCGGCCTATAGTCCGCAGGTCCACAGCAGCAGCCACAACCCGGCCATGCTGCATCCCTACCAGGGGGCAGCGGTTAGTCAGGCCCAACACAGGATGTTCAGTATTGACAATCTCATCGGGCCACAATCCGTTTTGCAGGCTTCATCTGGGATTGACTTAAACTCTCACTTAAACGGAGAAATTGGACCAATGGTCAGTTGCTCAATTGGCGGAGTGGACGTTTCCGGTTTTCAACCACAGTCCGCAAGCCCGACTGGGACTGGGGCCGGGTTGAACAGGTCTTCCAACAGCATTACTTCCAATACGACCTATTCGTATTCAGCATCCCCTCCTCACCTATCTCTATCTCAAGCCAGCTACTCTGCCAATAACACCCAGATGTACTGTCCTTCCAATCGACTTGCCATGCCGCCCATGAGACACAACTCCTGCTCGGATCACAGCGATCAGCTTTTGGGTTTATCCAACCATCAGATGAACGGACTCGCACAGTTCAATGCCAATAATTCATACATGCGACAAGCAAATTGTGCACCTGCACTTGACAGATTCATGTAG